The following coding sequences lie in one Carassius carassius chromosome 1, fCarCar2.1, whole genome shotgun sequence genomic window:
- the LOC132145547 gene encoding ferritin, middle subunit-like, with the protein METSQIRQNYDRDCEALINKMINLELYAGYTYTSMAFYFKRDDVALPGFAKFFKENSEEEREHAEKFMEFQNKRGGRIMLQDIKKPDRDMWGNGLIAMQCALQLEKNINQALLDLHKVASEKGDPHLCDFLETHYLNEQVDAIKKLGDHITNLSKMDAGNNRMAEYLFDKHTLDEDSS; encoded by the exons ATGGAGACTTCTCAGATTCGCCAGAACTACGACCGCGACTGCGAGGCTCTGATCAACAAGATGATCAACTTGGAGCTTTACGCTGGATACACCTACACCTCCATG GCTTTCTACTTCAAACGGGATGATGTCGCTCTTCCTGGTTTTGCCAAGTTCTTCAAGGAGAACAGCGAGGAGGagcgcgagcatgctgagaagtTCATGGAGTTCCAGAACAAGAGAGGGGGACGCATCATGCTTCAGGACATCAAG AAACCTGATCGTGATATGTGGGGCAATGGACTGATTGCTATGCAGTGCGCTCTTCAGCTGGAGAAGAACATCAACCAGGCTCTGCTGGATCTGCATAAGGTCGCCTCTGAGAAGGGAGACCCTCAT CTGTGTGACTTCCTGGAGACTCACTACCTGAATGAGCAGGTTGATGCCATCAAGAAACTTGGTGACCACATCACCAACCTTTCCAAGATGGATGCTGGCAACAACAGGATGGCAGAGTACCTGTTTGACAAGCACACCCTGGATGAAGACAGCAGCTAA